A region from the Phycisphaerales bacterium genome encodes:
- a CDS encoding sodium-dependent transporter gives MAESRGQWGSRFGFVLAAAGSAVGLGNIWKFPYITGENGGGLFVLIYLICIALVGIPIMMAEIMIGRAAQKQPVAAFHTLQGGRSAWAGVGWLGLLAGFIILSYYIVVAGWAMDFTLKAAANFTQPISEVANLEATRYRVDTPVAEMRDTLVQRRAADLSRDPIRTIQAELRPSVWKTYGLFEAVVKGSGDPEAARAILLEEPEFRAAVRAVEELSPAIDEVEKKAEQSAIDEYAGSTDTQIRDQAETVKRRAVVFDRVQAAFLDVAQDGWTSMFWAAIFMLITILIVAAGVSDGIERSCMIMMPALLLLILAMVLYGMTTDGFGQAVSFIFKPDIHKLKPSGILEALGHSFFTLSLGMGAMITYGSYQRTKGGLLGQSVAIAGFDTLVALLACLMIFPITFAYGQEPSAGPGLVFMSMPLAFAEIGRGGMLLAIMFFSLLTFAALTSSISLLEVVASYFIDEHGWKRHRAAWTLGIVIFAFGVPSAFAMSSSFPMHGWQPSFGKNFFDTMDYLASNWMLPLGGLFIALYAGWVMPARLRDAELTGMSTALAMGWLMLIRVVAPLLVIIVLMQKVGLLDADEFFYGLVH, from the coding sequence ATGGCAGAATCACGTGGCCAGTGGGGATCTCGATTCGGCTTCGTCCTCGCCGCCGCCGGCTCGGCCGTCGGGCTCGGGAACATCTGGAAGTTCCCCTACATCACCGGCGAAAACGGCGGCGGACTCTTCGTCCTCATCTACCTCATCTGCATCGCGCTGGTTGGCATACCCATCATGATGGCCGAAATCATGATCGGCCGGGCCGCGCAAAAGCAGCCCGTCGCCGCGTTCCATACGCTCCAGGGCGGCCGCAGCGCCTGGGCGGGCGTGGGCTGGCTGGGCCTGCTCGCCGGTTTCATCATCCTGTCCTACTACATCGTCGTCGCAGGCTGGGCGATGGACTTCACCCTCAAGGCCGCCGCCAACTTCACCCAGCCCATCAGCGAGGTCGCCAACCTCGAGGCGACCAGGTACCGCGTCGACACGCCCGTCGCTGAAATGCGCGACACGCTTGTGCAGCGCCGCGCGGCCGATCTCTCACGCGACCCCATCAGGACCATCCAGGCGGAACTCAGGCCTTCCGTATGGAAGACCTACGGCCTCTTCGAAGCCGTCGTCAAAGGGTCCGGCGATCCAGAGGCGGCTCGCGCGATCCTCCTCGAAGAGCCCGAATTCCGCGCGGCCGTCCGGGCGGTGGAGGAACTCAGCCCGGCAATTGACGAAGTCGAAAAGAAAGCCGAGCAGAGCGCGATCGATGAATACGCCGGCTCGACTGACACGCAGATCCGTGATCAAGCCGAGACCGTCAAACGCCGCGCCGTCGTCTTCGATCGGGTGCAGGCGGCGTTTCTCGACGTGGCGCAGGACGGCTGGACCAGCATGTTTTGGGCCGCCATCTTCATGCTCATCACCATCCTCATCGTCGCCGCCGGCGTCAGCGACGGCATCGAACGATCCTGCATGATCATGATGCCCGCCTTGCTGCTGCTCATCCTCGCCATGGTCCTCTACGGCATGACGACCGACGGGTTCGGCCAGGCCGTGAGCTTCATCTTCAAGCCCGACATTCACAAGCTCAAGCCCAGCGGCATCCTCGAAGCGCTCGGCCACTCCTTCTTCACTCTCTCGCTGGGCATGGGCGCCATGATCACTTACGGCTCATACCAGAGGACCAAAGGAGGACTGCTCGGTCAGTCCGTCGCCATTGCCGGCTTCGATACTCTCGTCGCCCTGCTTGCCTGCCTGATGATCTTCCCAATCACCTTTGCCTACGGCCAGGAGCCCAGCGCGGGACCCGGCCTGGTCTTCATGAGCATGCCACTGGCGTTTGCCGAGATCGGGCGCGGCGGCATGCTGCTGGCCATCATGTTCTTCTCGCTGCTCACCTTCGCCGCCCTCACCTCTTCCATCTCGCTGCTCGAAGTCGTCGCATCCTACTTCATCGACGAGCATGGCTGGAAGCGCCACCGTGCTGCGTGGACACTGGGCATCGTCATCTTTGCCTTCGGCGTGCCCTCTGCGTTTGCCATGTCTTCCAGCTTCCCCATGCACGGCTGGCAGCCGAGTTTCGGCAAGAACTTCTTCGACACCATGGATTACCTTGCGTCCAACTGGATGCTGCCCCTCGGCGGCCTGTTCATCGCCCTCTACGCAGGCTGGGTCATGCCCGCGCGATTGCGCGACGCGGAACTCACTGGTATGTCGACTGCCCTCGCCATGGGCTGGCTCATGCTCATCCGTGTGGTCGCCCCGCTGCTTGTCATCATCGTGCTCATGCAGAAAGTCGGCCTCCTCGACGCGGATGAGTTCTTTTACGGACTCGTGCATTGA
- a CDS encoding CRTAC1 family protein: protein MRQWFAAVAAACCAGAGSFAQQSLRYEDITDRVGLGMEVVGSTVARCLFADVNGDDQPDVVVQSTIAPPGTEAGEIPAGSHWPRLFLHTPDEGSPLGFHYVEAVQTNLPLLHVGDCLVFADLDNDGRTDAAITRYIDAANEKWTDHGRRAAWQPGRGDGTFDPERIIDAARPATTAAIAIGDADRDGRLDLYLGNWYTQYGPSLAGFGNDLLLQTAPGRFERVPWPSDGFAFDEADEADRGGRPTYGAMIAEVVASPVGCERALPEILELNYGRRWNRLYQWSPLELSVAPPDLAPSVRYPLWTDLALRIGFDGDAIRHGRYPEWRKERAKTDPRFDREDERPFRANGNTFDCTVGDIDSDGDWDVFLAEITHGWAGESSDRSRLLINNGKKDGETKFEADPLRSVDRVPVGVDNWNQGDLFAELADFDLDGRLDLLLSSGDYPDDQRLRLYLQQTDGAMRDVTAEVGLDHDGSQQISLADVDGNGSLDVLVGQTFNRFTPEQRHGREPRLRLFRSLPGENAHSIDLRLRGDPQAGVNRDALGAIVQVRIGERLIQRQLIGIGGHNGKQHDLLVHVGLGPAERADEVIITWPGAAGAQQSFADVASGRYRLEQGGIPEPLR from the coding sequence GCATGGAGGTGGTCGGCTCGACCGTTGCGCGCTGCCTCTTTGCCGACGTCAATGGCGATGATCAGCCCGATGTCGTTGTCCAGTCCACCATCGCGCCGCCGGGAACGGAGGCGGGCGAAATTCCCGCCGGCTCGCACTGGCCGCGATTGTTTCTCCACACGCCCGACGAAGGGAGTCCGCTTGGCTTTCACTATGTCGAGGCCGTGCAGACGAACCTTCCTCTGCTCCATGTCGGCGACTGTCTCGTGTTTGCCGATCTTGACAACGACGGCCGCACCGACGCGGCCATCACGCGCTACATCGACGCGGCCAACGAGAAGTGGACCGACCACGGCCGGCGCGCCGCGTGGCAACCGGGTCGCGGCGATGGGACGTTCGACCCGGAGCGCATTATCGACGCAGCGCGACCCGCCACCACTGCGGCCATCGCCATCGGCGATGCGGATCGCGACGGTCGGCTCGATCTGTACCTGGGCAACTGGTACACGCAGTACGGCCCCTCGCTGGCCGGATTCGGTAACGACCTGCTGTTGCAGACGGCGCCGGGCCGCTTCGAGCGCGTGCCCTGGCCGAGCGACGGATTTGCGTTCGACGAGGCGGACGAGGCCGATCGCGGCGGTCGCCCGACGTACGGCGCGATGATCGCTGAAGTCGTTGCATCGCCCGTCGGCTGCGAGCGCGCCCTGCCGGAGATTCTTGAACTCAACTACGGCCGGCGCTGGAACCGGTTGTATCAGTGGAGTCCGCTCGAACTCTCCGTGGCACCGCCTGATCTCGCGCCGAGCGTCAGGTATCCGCTGTGGACCGACCTCGCGCTGCGCATCGGCTTTGACGGCGACGCCATCCGCCACGGCCGCTATCCCGAGTGGCGCAAGGAACGCGCCAAGACCGATCCCCGCTTCGATCGCGAAGATGAAAGGCCCTTCCGCGCCAACGGCAACACCTTTGACTGCACCGTGGGAGACATCGACAGCGACGGCGACTGGGATGTGTTTCTGGCTGAAATCACACACGGCTGGGCGGGTGAATCTTCCGATCGCTCGCGGCTGCTGATCAACAACGGAAAGAAGGACGGCGAGACGAAGTTCGAGGCCGATCCGCTGCGAAGCGTGGATCGCGTGCCCGTGGGCGTGGACAATTGGAACCAGGGCGATCTGTTTGCCGAGCTGGCGGACTTCGATCTCGACGGCCGGCTCGATCTGCTGCTCTCGTCGGGCGACTACCCCGATGACCAGCGCCTGCGACTGTACCTGCAGCAGACAGATGGCGCGATGCGCGACGTGACCGCCGAAGTCGGCCTCGACCACGACGGATCGCAGCAGATCTCGCTGGCCGACGTGGATGGCAACGGTTCGCTCGACGTGCTCGTCGGGCAGACGTTCAATCGCTTCACGCCCGAGCAGCGGCATGGCCGCGAGCCGCGCCTGCGGCTGTTTCGATCGCTGCCTGGCGAAAACGCACACTCGATCGACCTCCGGTTGCGAGGCGATCCGCAGGCGGGTGTGAATCGCGATGCGCTCGGCGCGATCGTGCAGGTGCGAATCGGCGAGCGGCTCATACAGCGCCAACTGATCGGCATCGGCGGCCACAACGGCAAGCAGCACGACCTGCTCGTGCACGTGGGCCTGGGCCCGGCCGAGCGCGCCGATGAGGTGATCATCACCTGGCCCGGTGCGGCAGGTGCGCAGCAGAGCTTCGCCGACGTGGCGTCCGGGCGCTACCGCCTCGAACAGGGCGGAATCCCCGAACCGCTGCGGTAG
- the glmM gene encoding phosphoglucosamine mutase codes for MSANLEAALMLSVSGARGIVGRSMTPAVAARLTRAFAQDLIDRSARRGTVVIGRDGRPSGADLEAVAAATLDAMGFQPVRLGVATTPTTAIMVAHLGAVGGIVITASHNPIEWNGIKFLTARGSAPGAIDAQRIIDRFRNFEGDDATPQAGASAARDESAARVHVERILAHIEPAPIAARRFKVVLDSVNASGGAAGRLLLERLGAQIVHLNGEPTGVFAHTPEPMRENLTDLAAQVAAHEADVGFAQDPDADRLAIIDERGRYIGEEYTFVLAAEQVLAQSGGGKSVAVNLSSSRMIDDVAASHGSRVFRTPVGEANVVEAMVRHGCALGGEGNGGVIWPEICFVRDSLSGMALVLSLLARRGTALSEIVSAMPSYAIEKSKCAIRPGLAQRAIDALASRYREARQDTQDGLRLDWPDRGSWLHVRASNTEPILRLIAEARDQASASQLVREAQSIVASL; via the coding sequence ATGTCAGCGAACCTCGAAGCAGCATTGATGCTCTCCGTTTCCGGTGCGCGCGGCATCGTCGGCCGGTCGATGACGCCCGCGGTGGCGGCGCGGCTGACCCGCGCCTTTGCCCAGGATCTGATCGACCGCTCAGCACGCCGCGGAACCGTCGTCATCGGCCGGGATGGCCGGCCCTCGGGAGCCGATCTCGAAGCGGTGGCAGCGGCAACGCTGGACGCCATGGGCTTCCAGCCCGTTCGCCTGGGAGTCGCCACCACGCCCACCACCGCCATCATGGTCGCGCACCTCGGCGCCGTCGGTGGAATCGTCATCACGGCCAGCCACAACCCCATCGAGTGGAACGGCATCAAGTTCCTCACCGCGCGCGGCTCCGCGCCCGGCGCTATCGACGCTCAGCGCATTATCGATCGATTCAGAAACTTCGAGGGAGATGACGCAACGCCGCAGGCGGGCGCGAGCGCTGCTCGTGATGAGTCCGCCGCGCGCGTTCACGTCGAGCGCATCCTGGCGCACATCGAACCGGCGCCGATCGCGGCGCGGCGCTTCAAGGTCGTGCTCGATTCCGTGAATGCGTCAGGTGGCGCGGCGGGGCGTCTGCTGCTCGAGCGACTCGGCGCCCAGATCGTTCACCTCAACGGCGAGCCGACCGGCGTCTTCGCGCACACTCCGGAACCGATGCGCGAAAACCTGACCGACCTCGCGGCTCAGGTCGCCGCACATGAAGCCGACGTCGGTTTCGCCCAGGACCCGGATGCCGACCGCCTGGCCATCATTGACGAACGCGGTCGCTACATCGGCGAAGAGTACACATTCGTTCTGGCCGCTGAGCAAGTGCTGGCGCAGAGCGGTGGCGGAAAAAGCGTCGCGGTCAATCTTTCTTCGAGTCGCATGATCGACGACGTGGCGGCCAGCCACGGCTCGCGCGTCTTCCGGACTCCGGTAGGCGAGGCGAACGTCGTCGAGGCCATGGTGCGGCACGGCTGCGCCCTCGGCGGCGAAGGAAACGGCGGCGTGATCTGGCCCGAGATCTGCTTCGTGCGCGACAGCCTCAGCGGCATGGCGCTGGTCCTGTCGCTGCTGGCCCGGCGCGGCACGGCTCTGAGCGAGATCGTTTCCGCCATGCCGTCTTATGCCATCGAGAAGAGCAAGTGCGCCATTCGACCGGGTCTGGCGCAGCGAGCCATCGACGCCCTCGCCTCGCGCTACCGCGAAGCGCGGCAGGACACCCAGGACGGCCTGCGCCTCGACTGGCCTGACCGCGGCTCATGGCTGCACGTGCGCGCCAGCAACACCGAGCCGATTCTGCGGCTCATCGCCGAGGCGCGCGACCAGGCAAGCGCCTCGCAGCTCGTGCGCGAGGCCCAATCAATCGTCGCGTCGCTCTGA
- a CDS encoding 6-carboxytetrahydropterin synthase yields the protein MFQLSVKRVFSAAHALTLGGAAEPLHGHDWRVTVIVAGDRLDADGLLCDFHALEEVIDAVIAPFQNANLNDAEAFRGRNASAERVAQHIAERLRPGLPAGVRLDRVSVTEAPGCEATFVVS from the coding sequence ATGTTCCAACTCAGTGTGAAACGGGTGTTTTCAGCCGCCCACGCCCTGACGCTCGGCGGCGCTGCCGAGCCCCTGCACGGCCACGACTGGCGCGTGACGGTCATCGTCGCCGGCGATCGTCTGGACGCGGACGGCTTGCTGTGCGACTTCCACGCTCTGGAAGAGGTCATTGACGCCGTCATCGCACCCTTTCAGAATGCGAATCTCAACGACGCCGAGGCTTTTCGGGGGCGAAACGCATCGGCCGAACGCGTCGCCCAGCACATCGCCGAGCGGCTGCGGCCCGGTCTGCCCGCGGGCGTGCGGCTCGATCGCGTCAGCGTCACCGAAGCGCCAGGCTGCGAAGCGACGTTCGTGGTCAGCTGA
- a CDS encoding HD domain-containing protein, translated as MREITIHNLRAGNVLPLDLYSIYGIKLLARRTTITPALLEHLSTIGPRFYLADNARAFAPLAVLREVHPADLKRNDRARSDLVGLGGRVTAQAGAVLEPHHLDALASGAFEVVRSEPEHIAAWRRKVSNEILERRQHQWLTLDQNAPVEDDALGLGKSTQGSWPGIEEIIAWRDERVDLLRGQYARLLAGLPVELALLYRMVDELIGMLRRSPSHYAQIALLCPRAADYLPDHALSTAALAISIAARRSWPVEHIRLAGLAGLVHDVGMLLLPQRLRTEAEDLDEVDRARVLRHTAYSVALLDDVIDLPDAVVCAAYRHHERDNGKGYPEGLRARGIGDLARLLAVADMAAALNEPRPFRPQPLAHEAIQTMVQYGVDGFIHRPLVRALVETVGLYPIGSYVRLSSERLALVVGMHIDAPDRPIVRLCDEHGCMHGDVIDLTRNEPWELFVLDGTKGPGEELARRNRLAG; from the coding sequence ATGCGAGAGATCACCATTCACAATCTGCGCGCGGGCAACGTGCTGCCGCTCGATCTGTACTCGATCTACGGCATCAAACTGCTGGCGCGCCGGACCACCATCACACCGGCGCTGCTCGAACACCTTTCGACAATTGGGCCTCGCTTTTACCTCGCCGACAACGCCCGGGCCTTCGCCCCGCTGGCCGTGCTGCGGGAAGTGCACCCGGCGGATCTGAAGCGCAACGACCGGGCCAGGAGCGATCTGGTCGGGCTCGGCGGGCGCGTCACGGCCCAGGCCGGCGCCGTGCTCGAGCCGCACCATCTCGATGCGCTCGCCTCCGGGGCCTTTGAAGTCGTGCGCAGCGAGCCCGAGCACATCGCGGCCTGGCGCCGCAAAGTGTCCAATGAGATTCTCGAGCGTCGACAGCACCAGTGGCTGACGCTCGATCAGAACGCGCCGGTGGAGGATGATGCGCTCGGCCTGGGCAAGAGCACCCAAGGGAGCTGGCCGGGCATCGAAGAAATCATCGCTTGGCGCGACGAGCGCGTGGACCTGCTGCGCGGACAGTACGCGCGCCTGCTGGCGGGGCTACCCGTGGAACTCGCGCTGCTCTACCGGATGGTCGATGAACTCATCGGCATGCTGCGTCGAAGCCCGAGCCACTATGCGCAGATCGCGCTGCTGTGCCCGCGCGCCGCCGACTACCTGCCCGACCACGCCCTGAGCACCGCGGCCCTGGCGATCAGCATTGCGGCGCGGCGGTCCTGGCCGGTTGAGCACATCCGCTTGGCCGGCCTCGCCGGCCTCGTGCACGACGTCGGCATGCTCCTGCTGCCTCAACGCCTGCGCACGGAAGCTGAAGACCTCGATGAGGTGGACCGCGCCCGGGTGCTGCGACATACGGCCTACTCGGTCGCCCTGCTCGACGACGTCATCGACCTGCCTGACGCAGTGGTCTGCGCTGCCTACCGGCATCACGAGCGCGACAATGGCAAGGGTTACCCCGAGGGCCTGCGGGCGCGCGGGATCGGCGATCTCGCCCGGCTGCTGGCCGTGGCCGACATGGCCGCCGCGCTCAATGAGCCTCGCCCCTTCCGCCCCCAGCCGCTGGCGCACGAGGCAATCCAGACGATGGTGCAGTACGGCGTGGATGGGTTCATCCACCGGCCGCTGGTCCGGGCTCTCGTCGAGACCGTCGGCCTGTATCCGATCGGCAGTTACGTGCGACTCTCGAGTGAGCGCCTGGCCCTGGTCGTGGGCATGCACATCGATGCCCCGGACCGGCCCATCGTGCGGCTGTGCGACGAGCACGGCTGCATGCACGGCGACGTGATCGACCTGACGCGCAACGAGCCGTGGGAACTGTTCGTTCTGGACGGCACGAAAGGTCCGGGCGAGGAGTTGGCGCGCCGGAACCGGCTGGCCGGCTGA